A window of the Cucurbita pepo subsp. pepo cultivar mu-cu-16 chromosome LG01, ASM280686v2, whole genome shotgun sequence genome harbors these coding sequences:
- the LOC111792478 gene encoding probable membrane-associated kinase regulator 2, translating to MESFSLLKYWRGGGGGGGASASAAADFAFSSTSSAATATVVTAVARNQAETDEDEDDDDGPFFDLEFAVPDEDEGRKQGGDGDDRNCDDGSEEENDEDEEEEEEEDGDSDGEREFDFTLSSGSTNEHSDANLTFSPSDDLFFKGRLLPVEASSNGGSEPNSKPQLRVTLLKSAAKFRVFMSGLKKSKSNGEKKTEVDGSVGEPTKGETTELTPENPPEKNENQSDKSQNQTKSKLFAVKLKVEEVPIMSLFTRDNSSRGSAGTTTTTTTNNNNKAQKQSSDELTSEETRFSKDVIMQKYLKMVKPLYIRVSRRYGEKFRLSGQLILGAARAKSGALPSIAAPPTSPPVEKAVTDTELVEVQAQTTTINTKGRNMPAKLRVVCKHLGKSRSASSAVAAAPPGQAPSRRDDSLLQQQDGIQSAILHCKRSFNASRDSESSLLSLREKPSDFTEKAIG from the exons ATGGAAAGCTTCAGCTTGCTTAAATACTGGAGAGgaggcggcggtggtggtggtgcgTCTGCTTCTGCCGCCGCTGATTTTGCTTTCAGCAGTACTTCATCTGCTGCCACCGCCACTGTTGTCACTGCCGTCGCGAGGAACCAGGCGGAGACTGATGAGGATGAGGATGACGATGATGGGCCGTTCTTTGATTTGGAGTTTGCTGTTCCTGATGAGGATGAGGGTCGGAAACAGGGTGGAGATGGAGATGACAGAAACTGTGATGATGGAAGTGAGGAGGagaatgatgaagatgaagaagaagaagaagaagaagatggggACTCGGATGGTGAGAGGGAGTTCGATTTCACGCTCTCGTCTGGCTCTACCAATGAACATTCCGATGCTAATCTTACGTTCTCTCCTTCAGATGACTTGTTTTTTAAGGGAAGGCTTCTCCCTGTTGAAGCTTCATCCAATGGCGGTTCTGAACCCAACTCCAAACCCCAGCTTCGTGTCACATTGTTGAAATCAGCCGCGAAGTTCAGGGTATTTATGTCGGGTCTCAAGAAATCGAAATCAAACggggagaagaaaacagaggtGGATGGATCTGTTGGGGAACCGACGAAAGGTGAGACAACAGAACTGACGCCGGAAAACCCACCGGAGAAAAACGAGAACCAATCGGACAAAAGCCAGAATCAAACGAAAAGTAAGTTATTTGCCGTGAAACTGAAGGTAGAGGAAGTTCCGATCATGTCTCTGTTTACCAGAGACAACAGTTCAAGAGGCTCCGCTGGAActaccaccaccaccaccaccaacaacaacaacaaagcaCAGAAACAAAGCTCCGACGAATTAACCTCGGAAGAAACTCGATTTTCAAAAGACGTAATAATGCAAAAGTACTTAAAGATGGTGAAGCCTCTGTACATTCGGGTTTCACGGAGATACGGCGAGAAGTTCAGGTTATCCGGACAGCTGATTTTGGGGGCAGCCAGAGCTAAGTCCGGTGCACTGCCTTCAATAGCGGCGCCACCCACTTCCCCGCCGGTGGAAAAGGCCGTGACAGACACAGAACTTGTGGAAGTACAAGCACAAACAACGACCATCAACACAAAGGGCCGGAACATGCCAGCCAAGCTAAGAGTGGTTTGCAAGCACTTGGGGAAAAGTCGGTCAGCTTCCTCCGCTGTAGCAGCGGCTCCACCCGGGCAGGCGCCGTCGAGAAGGGACGATTCACTTCTGCAGCAACAAGACGGAATCCAGAGCGCCATTCTTCATTGCAAGAGATCCTTCAACGCCTCtagag ATTCAGAGTCTTCCCTGCTGTCTCTGCGTGAGAAACCTTCAGATTTCACAGAAAAAGCCATTGGTTGA